CACGCCGAGGCGCCAGCGTCGTGGTCTTGGTGACGATGGCGCCGAGGCGCTGGATGTCGAACACCTTCGCGTAGTCGGTGCCGTAGCCGAAAGTGCCCGAGGCGACCATCACCGGGTTCGGCAGCGCCAGGCTGCGCTTGGCGCCAGGAGCCAGGTCTACGCTGAGGTCGAGGGCCATCACCGGATTATAGGTGGCAGCCGCCCAGCCACTCACGCCGGCTGCTCGAGCTGGCTCCCGCCCCCCTTGCGGGCAGCGGACCGGCGCCGCCGTGGTGGTCTCACGGTCTCCCTTGTGCGCCCGGATCAGGGCATTACGGCGCGATGTTCTGGTTGAAGCGGAACATGTTGGTGGGGTCGTAGCGGCGCTTGACCTCACGCAGGCGGTCGTAGTTCGCCCCGAGGGCCTGGCGCACGCGCTCCTCACCCTGGTCGTCGACGCCGAAGTAGTTCATGTAGGTGCCGCCCGTTTTGTAGGGCTCGGCGACTTTCATCACCTCACGAGCCCAGGCTATGTTCTTGTCGCTCTCCGCGGGGTCTGTCCAGGCGGAGATTACGGCCATGTTTGTCGTGGCGTCGCGCTGACCGTAGGCGGTGGCATCGGGAGCGACACGACGGACAGCACCATGCATGTCCTCGAGCACGACCGCGGACAGGGGCGAGGGCATCTTCTCGCCGATTTCGACGATGGCGTCGATGGCGGCGGGAGTCAGCTCTCGCAGGAACTCCGCCTTCCAGTAGACCAGCATTCCAGGCTGGAAGCCTTCGTCGAGCATCGATTGCAGCGCGACGAAGGGCAAGGGCCCCATGGCATCCATGAGGGGCTGGCCGAACTCCTTCAAAGGCCGCACTGCCTTCTCGCCTTCCTCGATGGAGCCAGAGTACGCGCCTGCGAGCGCGGAAATGATGTTGCCACTGCCGTCGGGAGCGCCCGCGATGACTGCGAACAGCGTCAACTCATCCGGGCACGTCGCGCGGAAGTCATTCCAGAAGGAGAAGACCTGGCGTGCTTCGCTCACCGGGTGGACGATGATTCCTCCGACGAGCATCGGCCCGACGCGGTGCGCCTGGAACTCGAAGGATGTCACCACGCCGAAATTGCCACCGCCGCCGCGGAGCGCCCAGAAGAGGTCCGGATTCTCGGCATGACTCGCCGTGAGGACACGGCCGTCCGCGGTCACGACCTCGCAGGACAGCAGATTGTCGATAGTCAGGCCGTAGCTCCCCATCAACCAGCCCAGGCCGCCGCCGAGCGTCAGGCCGGCTACCCCCGTGGTCGAATTCGTGCCGGCCGGAACGGCAAGGCCGTGGACTTGCGTCTCCCGGTCCATCTCGCCGAGGGTGACGCCGCCCTGGACCCGGGCGCGCCTCGTCGCCGGGTCGACGTGGATGCCCTTCATGTGTCGCAGGTCGACGACGAGGTTGTCGTCGCAGACGCCGTTGCCGGCCGCGCTGTGCCCGCCGCCGCGGACGGCTACGTTGAGGCCTTGCTCGCGCGCGAAGTTGACCGCCGCCACGACGTCCGCGACCCCTGTCGCCTGAGCGATAATGCCCGGCCGCCTGTCGATCATCCCGTTCCAGACCTTGCGCGCCTCTTCGTACCCGGGCTCCGCCGGTGCGAGCACCGGTCCCCGGTGGCTTGCGCGCAGCCTCTCGATCGCGGCGCTGTCCCTGCTCGCCGTCATGGTTCCACCTCCTGACTGACTGCAGGATGATACGCCGGACTTTCCAGCGCGGATAGCTGGTGCTCAGGAATTCCTCGGAGCGTCCTCAGGAGGCTCCCGGGCGGGCGAAAAAGAGGGGGCCCCTCCGGAGGGGCCCCCTCGAGCGGTCGCTGCCGGGTGATTCAGTCTTCCCTGAGGCTCGGAGAGACTTCGCGGACGATGGGCCGCGAGGCGCCAGAACCCATCTTCGAGATGCTGTTCATCGGGTCACCCTCCCAGAGGGTGTCGCTCGCCGAGTTACGGAAGGCCTT
This genomic stretch from Dehalococcoidia bacterium harbors:
- a CDS encoding FAD-binding oxidoreductase, which translates into the protein MTASRDSAAIERLRASHRGPVLAPAEPGYEEARKVWNGMIDRRPGIIAQATGVADVVAAVNFAREQGLNVAVRGGGHSAAGNGVCDDNLVVDLRHMKGIHVDPATRRARVQGGVTLGEMDRETQVHGLAVPAGTNSTTGVAGLTLGGGLGWLMGSYGLTIDNLLSCEVVTADGRVLTASHAENPDLFWALRGGGGNFGVVTSFEFQAHRVGPMLVGGIIVHPVSEARQVFSFWNDFRATCPDELTLFAVIAGAPDGSGNIISALAGAYSGSIEEGEKAVRPLKEFGQPLMDAMGPLPFVALQSMLDEGFQPGMLVYWKAEFLRELTPAAIDAIVEIGEKMPSPLSAVVLEDMHGAVRRVAPDATAYGQRDATTNMAVISAWTDPAESDKNIAWAREVMKVAEPYKTGGTYMNYFGVDDQGEERVRQALGANYDRLREVKRRYDPTNMFRFNQNIAP